In one window of Maribacter sp. BPC-D8 DNA:
- the thiD gene encoding bifunctional hydroxymethylpyrimidine kinase/phosphomethylpyrimidine kinase, producing MENIKTAYKSVLSIAGSDSGGCAGIQADIKSISACGAYAATVITATTAQNTLGVTDIHAIPISHIEKQLDAVLSDIQFGGIKIGMLHSCEVINLVQEKLAEYKLKNIVLDPVMVTTSGHKLITDDAIECLKNFLPHVNLITPNIPEAELLIDEKINGDNMEEMAKKIAKNYKTSVLLKGGHIIDNNEMTDVFYEYPTGKTITITNPRIATNNTHGTGCSLSSSIATFLSLSEPMETAIKKGCEYVNKAIAAGQYKTLGLGNGPINHFGL from the coding sequence ATGGAAAATATAAAGACAGCATACAAAAGTGTGCTATCCATCGCTGGAAGCGATTCCGGTGGTTGTGCCGGTATACAGGCAGATATAAAAAGTATAAGTGCCTGCGGCGCATATGCTGCTACGGTAATTACCGCCACTACGGCTCAAAATACTTTGGGAGTCACAGACATACACGCCATACCCATTTCTCATATCGAAAAGCAATTAGACGCAGTACTGAGTGATATTCAATTCGGAGGTATTAAAATTGGGATGCTTCATTCTTGCGAAGTGATTAATTTGGTACAAGAAAAACTGGCGGAATACAAACTAAAGAACATTGTCTTAGACCCAGTGATGGTGACCACATCTGGTCATAAATTAATTACCGATGATGCCATTGAATGTTTAAAAAACTTTCTGCCGCACGTCAATTTAATTACTCCGAATATTCCAGAAGCAGAACTATTGATAGATGAAAAAATCAATGGGGATAATATGGAAGAAATGGCAAAGAAAATAGCAAAAAACTATAAAACCTCGGTACTTCTAAAAGGAGGACATATCATTGACAACAACGAAATGACAGATGTATTTTATGAGTACCCTACAGGTAAAACAATAACCATCACCAACCCAAGGATAGCAACCAATAACACCCACGGCACCGGTTGTAGTCTGTCATCAAGTATTGCCACTTTTTTGAGTTTAAGTGAACCTATGGAAACTGCCATTAAAAAAGGATGTGAGTATGTCAACAAAGCCATAGCCGCTGGTCAATACAAAACCTTAGGTCTTGGTAACGGACCAATTAATCATTTTGGACTTTAA
- a CDS encoding XAC2610-related protein, with the protein MNKILNIIFLFTSLSIFSQTTYEINGFSEKYYGKLTIDDGSENEVFKKGTISILKSKDNKEIINIKSDQLTFDIDENGAIKTNISELPYGEQSILMYQDFNFDGKKDLAIMDGQFSCYHGPSFQVYLENNDSLVHSPEFTELAQEYCGMFEVDYENKLIKTMTKSGCCWHQYSEFEVQDNKPIPVKIIESSLGEDGVTADYIEKNRVDNQFVETKYSYLAGGADIIEFYSMTFKNGKKMKIYRVFSFEDYLIYVFTDKDEKIELLYSGDFIYDKNKNTLTFENGDVTYQVYSEGIIVNTPKKQIDLKAVSIGENVTLLSLLDLSVKNLSIK; encoded by the coding sequence ATGAATAAAATTTTAAACATCATATTTCTTTTCACCTCATTATCTATATTTAGCCAGACAACATATGAAATTAACGGATTTTCCGAAAAATATTATGGAAAGCTAACGATAGACGATGGCTCTGAAAATGAGGTATTCAAGAAAGGGACTATTTCTATTTTAAAATCAAAAGACAATAAAGAAATTATAAATATAAAATCTGATCAACTAACATTTGATATTGATGAAAACGGAGCTATAAAAACAAATATTTCAGAACTACCCTATGGCGAACAGAGTATACTTATGTATCAAGATTTTAATTTTGATGGAAAAAAAGATTTGGCAATAATGGACGGGCAGTTCAGCTGTTACCATGGTCCGTCTTTTCAAGTGTATTTAGAGAATAATGATAGTTTGGTTCATAGTCCTGAGTTTACCGAATTAGCGCAAGAATACTGCGGAATGTTTGAGGTAGATTATGAAAATAAATTAATTAAAACCATGACTAAAAGTGGTTGTTGTTGGCATCAATATTCAGAATTCGAAGTTCAGGACAACAAACCCATTCCTGTTAAAATTATAGAGAGTAGTCTTGGTGAAGACGGAGTCACAGCAGATTATATAGAGAAAAATAGAGTTGATAATCAATTCGTTGAAACAAAATATAGTTACCTAGCTGGTGGAGCCGATATTATTGAATTCTATTCCATGACATTTAAGAATGGAAAAAAAATGAAGATATACCGTGTATTCTCTTTTGAAGACTATTTAATATATGTTTTTACAGATAAAGACGAAAAAATTGAATTACTATACTCAGGCGATTTTATATATGACAAAAACAAGAACACACTAACATTTGAAAATGGCGATGTTACCTATCAAGTATACTCAGAAGGTATAATTGTAAATACACCTAAAAAGCAAATAGATTTAAAAGCTGTAAGTATAGGTGAGAATGTAACCTTGTTAAGTTTGTTAGACTTGTCAGTAAAAAACCTTTCGATAAAATAA
- a CDS encoding carboxypeptidase-like regulatory domain-containing protein, whose protein sequence is MMKSIFTITVLLFTCSIFSQKVVSGTIVDSETNETIPYVNIGILKQTLGTVSNESGKFEFEVQNDFMKDTIRVSSIGYKTISLVASDFIEKMRVDAVLPLTADVTELNEVTITARELKEKVLGNKARSKSLKLGFSVNELGNELGIKINIKHNPTFLKSFNTHIVLNTNTSLKYRLNIYSIKNGLPDKKIVNENIIFPIDVEKGDFSLNLEKYRIYVEDDIYCTIELIETPNEDDDIGFSGSLFGHAMIVRTTSQAEWEKVGTIGVGFNCTVKY, encoded by the coding sequence ATGATGAAATCTATTTTTACGATTACAGTACTACTTTTTACATGTTCAATTTTTTCACAAAAGGTAGTTTCAGGTACTATTGTGGACAGTGAAACCAATGAAACAATACCATATGTAAATATTGGTATACTAAAGCAGACTTTGGGTACCGTTTCAAATGAATCGGGTAAGTTCGAATTTGAGGTGCAAAACGATTTTATGAAAGATACCATTAGGGTATCATCAATAGGCTATAAAACAATTTCGTTGGTAGCATCTGATTTTATTGAGAAAATGAGGGTCGATGCTGTACTTCCACTAACTGCCGATGTAACTGAATTAAACGAAGTAACCATTACCGCCAGAGAGTTAAAAGAAAAGGTATTAGGTAATAAAGCCAGATCAAAATCTCTTAAACTTGGCTTTAGTGTAAATGAATTGGGTAATGAGCTTGGTATAAAAATCAATATTAAGCACAACCCAACATTTCTTAAGAGCTTCAATACTCACATAGTATTAAACACCAACACTTCTTTAAAGTATCGTTTAAATATTTATAGCATTAAAAATGGACTACCAGATAAGAAAATAGTAAATGAAAATATCATTTTTCCTATTGATGTAGAAAAGGGTGATTTCTCTTTAAACCTAGAAAAATATAGAATTTATGTTGAAGATGATATTTACTGCACTATTGAATTAATTGAAACGCCAAATGAAGATGATGATATTGGTTTTTCAGGTTCACTATTTGGTCACGCTATGATTGTTAGAACTACAAGCCAGGCAGAATGGGAAAAAGTAGGTACAATAGGCGTTGGTTTTAACTGTACGGTTAAGTATTAG
- a CDS encoding DUF6891 domain-containing protein has translation MTENEEFIFESIFNQVRMGFVSVSEIKDNIIEEIEDNGFEDEISEEWASEIIDKEYNTLKSESQNWNRPTDTEKLIEAFDELCKENIIALHNAGFENSDGEYEVSEVEKALNKQKIASYGYCFYHEQDLSRAVSIENPSLFISFQRINNTDGNVTLEVGRKIAKVLAEKGLDVEWDEDISQKILIKNFKWQYLYYEDERDLQDYNDVIELIINKELPKEGSKFASDFYLETDEIDNNNPTWTDINTAIEGLKYDEEEPSFIVLDLKEPIHNIMYIQAIINEDNSFDIELRAGTKDDFKHYRYNLKDRNIIVENLKKLYHRENLDYSTWADVTTEFLEP, from the coding sequence ATGACTGAAAACGAAGAATTTATTTTTGAATCTATTTTTAACCAAGTTAGAATGGGATTCGTTTCTGTATCAGAAATCAAGGATAATATAATTGAAGAAATTGAAGATAACGGATTTGAAGATGAAATCTCTGAAGAATGGGCTTCTGAAATTATTGACAAAGAATATAATACCTTAAAATCTGAGAGTCAAAACTGGAATAGGCCTACAGATACTGAAAAGCTAATTGAAGCTTTTGATGAATTGTGTAAAGAAAATATAATTGCATTACATAATGCCGGCTTTGAAAATAGCGATGGAGAATATGAAGTAAGTGAAGTTGAAAAAGCTTTAAACAAACAGAAAATAGCCTCTTATGGATATTGCTTTTATCACGAACAAGACTTGTCGCGTGCTGTAAGTATAGAAAATCCTTCTTTGTTTATTTCTTTTCAAAGAATCAATAATACCGATGGTAATGTCACCTTAGAGGTTGGTAGAAAAATAGCAAAAGTTTTAGCCGAAAAAGGACTGGACGTTGAATGGGATGAAGATATTAGTCAAAAAATCTTAATCAAGAATTTTAAATGGCAATATCTCTATTATGAAGATGAAAGAGATTTACAAGATTATAACGATGTTATCGAATTAATTATCAATAAAGAGTTACCAAAAGAAGGCTCTAAATTCGCATCTGATTTTTATCTAGAAACAGACGAAATTGATAACAATAACCCAACCTGGACAGATATTAATACTGCTATAGAAGGTTTGAAATATGATGAAGAAGAGCCTTCATTTATTGTTTTAGACCTGAAAGAACCGATACATAATATCATGTACATTCAAGCAATAATTAATGAAGACAATTCTTTTGATATTGAATTAAGAGCGGGTACAAAAGATGATTTCAAACATTATAGGTACAATCTAAAAGACAGAAATATAATTGTCGAAAATTTAAAAAAATTGTATCACAGAGAAAATCTAGATTATAGTACCTGGGCAGATGTTACGACGGAGTTTTTAGAACCATAA